The Streptomyces sp. NBC_01353 genome contains a region encoding:
- a CDS encoding ABC transporter permease, with protein sequence MPIAWATAWRTWQMTRRAYPWTYAVGTVLPAALAISLAYFGYHAIGGGAVADDFTEGSGTTAYLAYIVVGATAFQFTVRLILWSAKALITEQRQGTLGALLIAPAGRLPYLAGFTAFAVLSSLVEFLALGVVVALLGISVPVASVTGLMLGGLALIGAVFALSVGLGGLMIAAGEAHISQNTVFIVLGLVGGFTFPRAYLPEPAQWFAEMLPTTAATDVLHAVTTGGQSLPDLLPRLAVCALLSGAYLFLGLRYLPRAEARAVERTY encoded by the coding sequence ATGCCCATAGCCTGGGCAACCGCCTGGCGCACCTGGCAGATGACCCGCCGCGCCTATCCATGGACCTACGCCGTCGGTACGGTCCTCCCGGCCGCGCTCGCCATCTCGCTCGCGTACTTCGGCTACCACGCCATCGGCGGCGGAGCCGTCGCCGACGACTTCACCGAAGGCAGCGGCACCACCGCCTACCTCGCCTACATCGTCGTCGGCGCGACCGCCTTCCAGTTCACCGTCCGGCTCATCCTCTGGTCCGCGAAGGCCCTGATCACCGAGCAGCGGCAGGGCACCCTCGGCGCCCTCCTCATCGCACCCGCCGGCCGCTTGCCGTACCTCGCCGGCTTCACCGCCTTCGCCGTCCTCAGCAGCCTCGTCGAGTTCCTCGCCCTGGGCGTCGTCGTCGCCCTGCTCGGCATCTCCGTCCCGGTGGCCTCCGTGACCGGGCTGATGCTCGGCGGTCTCGCGCTGATCGGCGCCGTCTTCGCGCTCTCCGTCGGACTCGGCGGCCTCATGATCGCCGCCGGCGAGGCGCACATCTCCCAGAACACCGTCTTCATCGTCCTCGGCCTGGTCGGAGGCTTCACCTTCCCCCGCGCCTACCTGCCCGAACCCGCCCAGTGGTTCGCCGAAATGCTCCCCACCACCGCGGCGACGGACGTCCTGCACGCGGTGACCACCGGAGGGCAGTCGCTGCCCGACCTCCTGCCGAGGCTGGCCGTCTGCGCGCTGCTCAGCGGCGCCTACCTGTTCCTGGGCCTGAGGTACCTGCCGCGGGCCGAGGCCCGCGCCGTAGAAAGGACGTACTGA
- the pdxH gene encoding pyridoxamine 5'-phosphate oxidase — protein sequence MREQYRTTELTVADLAPEPIEQFTRWFKETATNPAIHEPNAMVVSTATPDGRPSSRTVLLKHYDEAGFVFYTNYGSRKGTELAANPYISLLFPWHPLARQVIVTGRALRTGRDETVAYFRTRPHGSQLGAWASHQSSVIQSRDELLTRYEELTARYPDDEQVPVPPEWGGFRVEPETVEFWQGHENRLHDRLRYVRVGDGDDWRVERLSP from the coding sequence ATGCGCGAGCAGTACCGCACCACGGAGCTGACTGTGGCCGACCTCGCCCCCGAACCGATCGAACAGTTCACGCGCTGGTTCAAGGAGACCGCCACCAACCCGGCGATCCATGAGCCGAACGCGATGGTCGTCTCGACCGCGACCCCCGACGGCCGCCCGTCCTCCCGCACGGTGCTGCTCAAGCACTACGACGAGGCCGGTTTCGTCTTCTACACGAACTACGGCTCCCGCAAGGGCACCGAGCTGGCCGCCAATCCGTACATCTCGTTGCTCTTCCCCTGGCATCCGCTGGCCCGCCAGGTCATCGTCACCGGCCGGGCGCTGCGCACGGGCCGGGACGAGACGGTCGCCTACTTCCGCACCCGCCCGCACGGCTCCCAGCTGGGCGCCTGGGCCAGCCACCAGTCCTCGGTGATCCAGTCCCGCGACGAACTCCTCACCCGGTACGAGGAGTTGACCGCGCGCTACCCGGACGACGAGCAGGTGCCGGTGCCGCCGGAGTGGGGCGGCTTCCGGGTCGAACCGGAGACGGTGGAGTTCTGGCAGGGCCACGAGAACCGGCTGCACGACCGGCTGCGGTACGTACGGGTGGGAGACGGCGACGACTGGCGCGTGGAGCGCCTCTCACCCTGA
- a CDS encoding LAETG motif-containing sortase-dependent surface protein: MNHLTHRPRRLAWGRGILALACASVLALAGLPSVDSAEAAPPPLKPGKRCDELFGLKGTPTKGLPGGDASRVKDLWDQYEYVNPGMEFDGLNPTQKQLDDAGTDYKQYGHDDPRRIYARFNAQKRWKNFDEYLTKQYIPNQGNDPRGEAFEKKVVKDMGLTGPDWICQKEVYFTDPETGERHKRVLDAYNKKTREIVEMKSNGKPDGSQTRADKAWARHKGWSSYKYTFVFGEKQQGEARTFMKEMKESAGKDALGRERVRSYNFHSDHKPQAPKGTENGPYRRNDQFMSNGAGKNTGSRGGGNNLIKQSPPTPQTLKEQLDRIRANDPQGRMPKGPGGIDFSTLDLRFIGKPVKGEGLNYAFAAKQVADEYAAGWGGQEKAQLISDSFFTWLALTPEKFWVNLNPDQPDLIMDSTFGKTDAGRVLLEADLEMKRDFADAMNPKKRPEADRFWKSMPRNSQGVPCWFQVRNWIEPKTAVVREEDGGIHILDTPLAVKSQYLKINNVPPGSYLCDFDEAEKKWAERQVNTLITPEVEKRVNEDPRYADLRRVYTARVAAEFIRQQDAQAPTDYHNVINSNDVSRWPLRGDNKDWTREKTYQAYLKSLRDGEASWEHDAGGGPYTYSVGGVDFSKQPKRNMNPVSFRTEHRYKPRTTQFAVGQMTDDADKEGYVMLGGNTAGKSTGGGDPTPDPTPTGKPTDKPTDAPSTPAPSTPPSGGDDNTTPPGRDPEGDLADTGSDTPIGLIAGIAAALAAAGAALVWFKRRRRATGS; the protein is encoded by the coding sequence GTGAACCATTTAACACATCGGCCGCGACGGCTCGCCTGGGGCCGCGGCATCCTCGCCCTGGCCTGTGCGTCCGTCCTGGCCTTGGCGGGCCTTCCCTCGGTCGACAGCGCCGAGGCCGCGCCGCCGCCGCTCAAGCCCGGCAAGCGCTGTGACGAGCTGTTCGGACTCAAGGGCACGCCCACGAAGGGCCTTCCAGGCGGTGACGCCTCTCGGGTGAAGGACCTGTGGGACCAGTACGAGTACGTGAACCCCGGCATGGAGTTCGACGGGCTCAACCCCACCCAGAAGCAGCTGGACGACGCCGGGACGGACTACAAGCAGTACGGGCACGACGACCCGCGCCGCATCTACGCCCGGTTCAACGCCCAGAAGCGGTGGAAGAACTTCGACGAGTACCTGACCAAGCAGTACATCCCCAACCAGGGCAACGACCCGCGCGGGGAAGCGTTCGAGAAGAAGGTCGTCAAGGACATGGGCCTGACCGGCCCCGACTGGATCTGCCAGAAGGAGGTGTACTTCACCGATCCCGAGACCGGCGAGCGTCACAAGCGGGTGCTGGACGCCTACAACAAGAAGACCCGCGAGATCGTGGAGATGAAGTCCAACGGCAAGCCGGACGGATCCCAGACGCGCGCCGACAAGGCATGGGCCCGCCACAAGGGCTGGAGCTCGTACAAGTACACCTTCGTCTTCGGCGAGAAGCAGCAGGGCGAAGCCCGCACCTTCATGAAGGAGATGAAGGAGTCCGCGGGCAAGGACGCGCTGGGCCGTGAGCGCGTGCGGTCGTACAACTTCCACTCCGACCACAAGCCGCAGGCGCCCAAGGGCACGGAGAACGGCCCCTACCGGCGCAACGACCAGTTCATGTCCAACGGCGCGGGGAAGAACACCGGCTCCCGTGGTGGCGGCAACAACCTCATCAAGCAGTCGCCGCCCACCCCGCAGACCCTCAAGGAACAGCTCGACCGGATCAGGGCGAACGACCCCCAGGGCCGGATGCCCAAGGGCCCCGGCGGCATCGACTTCTCCACCCTGGACCTGCGCTTCATCGGCAAGCCCGTCAAGGGCGAGGGCCTGAACTACGCGTTCGCCGCCAAGCAGGTCGCCGACGAGTACGCGGCCGGCTGGGGCGGACAGGAGAAGGCGCAGCTCATCTCGGACTCGTTCTTCACCTGGCTCGCCCTGACCCCGGAGAAGTTCTGGGTCAATCTCAATCCGGACCAGCCCGACCTGATCATGGACTCCACGTTCGGCAAGACCGACGCCGGCCGGGTCCTGCTCGAGGCCGACCTGGAGATGAAGCGCGACTTCGCCGACGCCATGAACCCCAAGAAGCGGCCCGAGGCGGACCGGTTCTGGAAGTCGATGCCGCGCAACTCCCAGGGCGTGCCGTGCTGGTTCCAGGTCCGCAACTGGATCGAGCCGAAGACCGCCGTGGTGCGCGAGGAGGACGGCGGCATCCACATCCTCGACACGCCGCTCGCGGTCAAGTCGCAGTACCTGAAGATCAACAACGTTCCTCCGGGCTCGTACCTCTGCGACTTCGACGAGGCCGAGAAGAAGTGGGCCGAGCGGCAGGTCAACACGCTGATCACGCCTGAGGTCGAGAAGCGGGTGAACGAAGACCCGCGCTACGCCGACCTGCGCCGTGTCTACACCGCCCGCGTCGCCGCCGAGTTCATCCGTCAGCAGGACGCCCAGGCTCCCACCGACTACCACAACGTCATCAACAGCAACGATGTGAGCCGGTGGCCGCTGCGCGGCGACAACAAGGACTGGACGCGGGAGAAGACCTACCAGGCGTACCTGAAGTCGCTGCGCGACGGTGAGGCGAGCTGGGAGCACGACGCCGGCGGCGGTCCGTACACCTACAGCGTCGGCGGAGTCGACTTCTCCAAGCAGCCCAAGCGCAACATGAACCCGGTGAGCTTCCGTACCGAGCACCGCTACAAGCCCCGCACCACGCAGTTCGCCGTCGGGCAGATGACCGACGACGCGGACAAGGAGGGCTACGTGATGCTCGGTGGGAACACCGCCGGCAAGTCCACCGGTGGCGGCGATCCGACTCCGGATCCCACTCCGACGGGCAAGCCGACGGACAAGCCGACCGACGCCCCGTCGACACCCGCGCCGTCCACCCCTCCGTCGGGTGGTGACGACAACACCACCCCGCCCGGCAGGGACCCCGAAGGCGATCTCGCCGACACCGGTTCCGACACGCCGATCGGTCTCATCGCCGGTATCGCCGCGGCCCTCGCGGCAGCCGGCGCGGCGCTGGTGTGGTTCAAGCGCCGACGCCGGGCCACCGGAAGCTGA
- a CDS encoding DUF3995 domain-containing protein, with amino-acid sequence MVVGAARVGAVLLAVLSLVHVYWGVGATWPAADERGLSLAVLGSVVSFGPVVTLPLAVLEGVASAGVYAYVRDPRRRIARLVTGAFAAGLLLRGAVGVVWAVFGKDGSGAVFPWLNALVYTPLCLGLGLAVLRDLRR; translated from the coding sequence ATGGTTGTCGGTGCCGCCCGCGTGGGTGCCGTGCTGCTCGCCGTGCTCTCGCTGGTGCACGTGTACTGGGGCGTCGGCGCGACCTGGCCCGCCGCCGACGAGCGGGGGCTTTCGCTCGCCGTGCTCGGGAGTGTCGTGTCCTTCGGGCCGGTCGTCACGCTGCCGCTCGCCGTGCTGGAGGGGGTCGCGAGCGCCGGGGTGTACGCGTACGTGCGCGATCCGCGCAGGAGGATCGCGCGGCTCGTCACCGGCGCCTTCGCCGCCGGGCTCCTGCTGCGCGGGGCCGTCGGGGTCGTGTGGGCGGTCTTCGGCAAGGACGGGTCCGGAGCGGTGTTCCCCTGGCTGAACGCGCTGGTCTACACGCCCCTGTGCCTGGGGCTCGGCCTGGCGGTGCTCCGTGATCTCCGGCGCTGA
- a CDS encoding winged helix-turn-helix transcriptional regulator yields MARAVPERDAACAIAQAAAVVGDWWSLLLVRETARGRYRFDELQSELGISRKVLAERLNHLVDSGVLDKVPYQEGPVRHEYRLSATGRALLPVLVAMQDWADRWLLGDGTLTASADEHSAEAHRVHELPGTRLPRLTLPTHTGGERDPVDPDAAATVLFCYPATGRPSPLPEGWNDIPGTVGCTLENRLFRDAYREFTAAGVAVHGVSTQRPDEQRAFAAAEEIPFPLLSDMDARLSAALRLPTFRAGQALRLKRAVLVVDRDRTVRHAQFPVTDIPHAVETALTEATKVSG; encoded by the coding sequence ATGGCCCGAGCCGTGCCCGAGCGCGACGCCGCCTGCGCGATCGCCCAGGCCGCCGCCGTCGTCGGCGACTGGTGGAGCCTGCTGCTCGTACGGGAGACCGCCCGCGGCCGGTACCGCTTCGACGAGCTCCAGAGCGAGCTGGGCATCTCCCGGAAGGTCCTCGCCGAGCGGCTGAACCACCTGGTCGACAGCGGCGTGCTCGACAAGGTGCCCTACCAGGAGGGGCCGGTGCGGCACGAGTACCGGCTCAGCGCCACCGGCCGGGCCCTGCTCCCCGTCCTGGTCGCGATGCAGGACTGGGCCGACCGCTGGCTCCTCGGCGACGGCACCCTCACCGCCTCCGCCGACGAACACAGCGCCGAGGCCCACCGCGTCCACGAACTCCCCGGTACCCGGCTGCCGCGCCTCACGCTGCCGACGCACACCGGCGGCGAGCGGGACCCGGTGGACCCGGACGCCGCCGCCACCGTCCTCTTCTGCTACCCCGCGACCGGGCGGCCGAGCCCGCTGCCCGAAGGCTGGAACGACATCCCCGGCACGGTCGGCTGCACGCTGGAGAACCGGCTGTTCCGGGACGCGTACAGGGAGTTCACGGCGGCCGGCGTCGCCGTCCACGGGGTCTCGACCCAGCGCCCCGACGAGCAGCGGGCCTTCGCCGCCGCCGAGGAGATCCCCTTCCCGCTGCTGTCCGACATGGACGCCCGGCTCTCGGCGGCGCTCCGGCTGCCGACCTTCCGCGCCGGACAGGCGCTGCGGCTCAAGCGGGCGGTCCTGGTCGTGGACCGGGACCGGACCGTACGGCACGCACAGTTCCCGGTCACGGACATCCCGCACGCGGTGGAGACGGCGCTCACGGAGGCGACGAAGGTGTCAGGGTGA
- a CDS encoding ABC transporter permease, giving the protein MNHAVRVFAAETLKQHRRLFGQPLVVFSMLVWPVLQLATTYYTLRPVATASPAAANWPLAADPDRLLAFLATGTLAYAFFFSLVQSAWHLSFERATGTLELLFLSPAGRLTLMLANGAGALLQNAWLLTCFTVAALTGFGTLSVSAWWMYGVVFLALLIPAVAWGAFLNSLLVFSRDSAFLYTILDEPLWFVSGVRLPHFALPAAIQIVGAVFPLTGSLIAVRGALLEHRTVTELAPTLLGLAALSALLLGAAAVILRVGEARAQRTGKLSLA; this is encoded by the coding sequence ATGAACCACGCCGTCCGGGTCTTCGCGGCGGAGACCCTGAAACAGCACCGCCGTCTCTTCGGCCAGCCCCTCGTCGTCTTCTCGATGCTGGTCTGGCCCGTCCTCCAACTCGCCACCACCTACTACACGTTGCGCCCCGTCGCCACGGCCTCGCCGGCCGCCGCGAACTGGCCGCTCGCCGCCGACCCCGACCGGCTCCTCGCCTTCCTGGCCACCGGCACCCTCGCGTACGCCTTCTTCTTCTCCCTCGTCCAGAGCGCCTGGCACCTCTCCTTCGAGCGCGCCACCGGCACCCTGGAACTCCTCTTCCTCTCCCCGGCCGGCCGCCTCACCCTCATGCTCGCCAACGGCGCGGGAGCCCTGCTCCAGAACGCCTGGCTGCTCACCTGCTTCACGGTCGCCGCCCTCACCGGCTTCGGCACGCTGTCGGTCTCGGCCTGGTGGATGTACGGCGTCGTCTTCCTCGCCCTGTTGATCCCGGCGGTCGCGTGGGGAGCGTTCCTCAACAGCCTGCTGGTCTTCTCCCGCGACTCGGCCTTCCTGTACACGATCCTCGACGAGCCCCTCTGGTTCGTCTCGGGCGTCCGCCTCCCGCACTTCGCCCTGCCCGCGGCGATCCAGATCGTCGGCGCGGTCTTCCCGCTCACCGGCAGCCTGATCGCGGTCCGCGGAGCCCTCCTCGAACACCGCACCGTGACCGAACTCGCCCCGACACTCCTGGGCCTGGCCGCCCTGAGCGCGCTCCTGCTCGGCGCGGCCGCGGTGATCCTTCGGGTGGGCGAGGCCCGCGCCCAGCGCACGGGCAAACTGTCCCTGGCCTAG
- a CDS encoding SRPBCC family protein, with protein MTQSTVGRLRVMGAGVRGAYVVERVLPAPFDDVWAVMRDLEGGFGEFQPDMRSVRVLRVDGDRVEALARSRYGLRARFHGVLRPGWCWLQSRFLVVGMAAEAEGDGRTRVALTGGVRLPGRPALVPFGARRELEKAMARLAERVS; from the coding sequence ATGACACAGAGCACGGTGGGACGGCTGCGCGTCATGGGCGCCGGGGTCCGGGGGGCGTACGTCGTCGAGCGGGTGCTGCCCGCTCCGTTCGACGACGTGTGGGCGGTGATGCGGGATCTCGAAGGGGGCTTCGGGGAGTTCCAGCCCGACATGCGGTCCGTGCGCGTCCTCCGCGTCGACGGTGACCGCGTCGAGGCCCTGGCCCGCAGCCGGTACGGCCTGCGCGCCCGTTTCCACGGGGTCCTACGGCCCGGCTGGTGCTGGCTGCAGAGCCGGTTCCTGGTCGTCGGGATGGCGGCGGAGGCCGAGGGCGACGGACGGACGAGGGTCGCCCTCACCGGCGGAGTACGCCTGCCCGGCCGCCCCGCCCTCGTGCCGTTCGGGGCGCGCCGGGAGCTGGAGAAGGCCATGGCGCGGCTCGCGGAGCGCGTGTCCTAG
- a CDS encoding sigma-70 family RNA polymerase sigma factor translates to MISGAERERAVVLARAARRGDTLALHDLLDLLTPYIARICRPIALDDGPDATQEALIAVFTRLRSLREPEALHGWVRTIAVREAVRVAGRAARDRPAELADVPERGDPQLAADVGDVLSRLSPQHRAVLVLRDVEGLDEESTAAVLGVPAGTAKSRLHRARQSFRRAWNG, encoded by the coding sequence GTGATCTCCGGCGCTGAGCGGGAGCGCGCGGTGGTGCTCGCGCGGGCCGCCCGGCGCGGGGACACGCTCGCGCTGCACGACCTCCTCGATCTCCTCACCCCGTACATCGCCCGCATCTGCCGGCCGATCGCGCTCGACGACGGTCCGGATGCCACGCAGGAGGCCCTGATCGCCGTGTTCACCCGGCTCAGGTCCCTGCGGGAGCCCGAGGCGCTCCACGGGTGGGTGCGGACGATCGCCGTCCGCGAGGCGGTTCGGGTGGCCGGGCGGGCGGCCCGTGACCGGCCGGCCGAGTTGGCCGACGTACCCGAGCGAGGGGATCCGCAACTGGCCGCCGATGTCGGCGACGTGCTGTCCCGGCTCTCCCCGCAGCACCGGGCCGTCCTGGTGCTGCGCGACGTCGAAGGGCTCGACGAGGAGTCCACGGCGGCCGTGCTCGGCGTTCCGGCCGGCACCGCGAAGTCCCGGCTGCACCGGGCCCGGCAGAGCTTCCGAAGGGCGTGGAACGGATGA
- a CDS encoding ABC transporter ATP-binding protein translates to MTGIQVRALRKDFPVRDKGIFGPRSLKKAVDGLDLDIPRGRITGLLGLNGAGKTTTIKILATLLRPTSGAVTVDGLDTVADARAVRRRINLIAGGERMVYTRMTGAENLWYFGQLYDVPKRELRTRIDELLSMVGLTDAADTMVERYSRGMTQRLAIARGLINRPAYLLLDEPTLGLDAPIARDLRRVVARLAEEGTGVLLTSHYLAEVEELCGHVYVISTGRHLAEGSPAELKAATGSHRTIRLTVTNPSEATAAVAARLGASSELLSSGAELITLRHPDDMAGPLTAAIVEAGGSIGGLEIAEASLEDAILALAETGEAALV, encoded by the coding sequence ATGACGGGCATTCAGGTGCGCGCGCTGCGCAAGGACTTCCCCGTACGCGACAAGGGGATCTTCGGGCCCCGCAGCCTCAAGAAGGCCGTCGACGGCCTCGACCTCGACATCCCGCGCGGCCGGATCACCGGACTCCTCGGCCTCAACGGCGCCGGCAAGACCACCACCATCAAGATCCTCGCCACCCTGCTGCGCCCGACCTCCGGCGCGGTCACGGTCGACGGCCTCGACACGGTCGCCGACGCCCGTGCTGTCCGCCGCCGCATCAACCTCATCGCGGGCGGCGAGCGCATGGTCTACACCCGGATGACCGGAGCTGAGAACCTCTGGTACTTCGGCCAGCTCTACGACGTCCCGAAGCGCGAACTGCGCACCCGCATCGACGAGTTGCTCAGCATGGTCGGACTCACGGACGCGGCGGACACCATGGTCGAGCGGTACTCGCGCGGCATGACCCAGCGTCTCGCCATCGCCCGCGGGCTGATCAACCGGCCCGCCTACCTCCTGCTCGACGAGCCCACCCTCGGCCTGGACGCCCCGATCGCCCGCGACCTGCGCCGCGTCGTCGCCCGCCTCGCCGAGGAGGGTACGGGCGTCCTGCTGACCTCCCACTATCTCGCCGAGGTCGAGGAACTCTGCGGCCATGTGTACGTGATCTCCACCGGCCGCCACCTCGCGGAGGGCAGCCCGGCGGAGCTGAAGGCGGCCACCGGCAGCCACCGCACGATCCGCCTGACGGTCACCAACCCGAGCGAGGCGACGGCCGCGGTGGCCGCGCGCCTCGGCGCGAGCTCCGAACTCCTCTCCTCCGGAGCCGAGTTGATCACCCTGCGCCACCCGGACGACATGGCGGGCCCGCTGACGGCCGCGATCGTCGAGGCGGGCGGCTCGATCGGCGGCCTGGAGATCGCCGAGGCCAGCCTGGAGGACGCGATCCTGGCGCTCGCGGAGACCGGCGAGGCGGCCCTCGTATGA
- a CDS encoding PAS domain-containing protein, with protein MSAARGGTTSVPGADLLAALLDGMDAALCAFDADGTVTHWNKEAERILGWSAGEAVGRRGFEGWAARPADAAEALARLMAAMDAPGRLVHEFALVRKDGGRVLVRTQSAGVRGADGKGAGVYCAFSEVHTQIDLERSIALSEALFEDASWGVVLVDVDLRPAVVNGYAARAMGAGRTTLLGRPLGEVVAQGLEELESALEHVLAEGAPKAPAEVWVTLRTADGERRRCWRSGFVRLASPLAEEPVPLGVGWLFQDVTEERLAEQEADRLRFRYSQLHRAGVVAAECEDPREAATVLLDFALAGFADHALVDIEAGERRLVRVATTPAGEPGPVVPVAGGGIPLRYSSGHPVLQALSRTGPVRASATAAAGSQAAEDWATGRLWPRDAVHALCLPLRSRGRTVGAVTFLRAASRTSFERPDAVFAEAVAVRVAASLDLAAVCAGPS; from the coding sequence ATGAGTGCTGCCAGGGGTGGGACCACGTCTGTGCCGGGGGCTGATCTGCTCGCCGCGCTCCTCGACGGGATGGACGCGGCGCTCTGTGCCTTCGACGCCGACGGGACCGTCACGCACTGGAACAAGGAGGCCGAGCGGATCCTCGGCTGGTCGGCCGGGGAGGCTGTCGGGCGGCGGGGGTTCGAGGGGTGGGCGGCGCGGCCCGCCGACGCCGCCGAGGCGCTCGCGCGCCTGATGGCCGCGATGGACGCGCCGGGCCGGCTGGTGCACGAGTTCGCGCTGGTACGGAAGGACGGCGGCCGCGTTCTCGTGCGGACGCAGTCCGCCGGGGTGCGCGGCGCGGACGGCAAGGGCGCCGGGGTGTACTGCGCGTTCAGCGAGGTGCACACCCAGATCGACCTGGAGCGTTCGATCGCGCTGAGCGAGGCGCTCTTCGAGGATGCGTCCTGGGGCGTCGTCCTCGTCGACGTGGACCTGCGCCCGGCCGTCGTCAACGGGTACGCGGCCCGGGCGATGGGCGCCGGGCGGACCACCCTGCTCGGACGGCCGCTCGGGGAGGTCGTCGCGCAGGGCCTGGAGGAGCTGGAGTCCGCCCTTGAGCACGTGCTCGCGGAGGGCGCGCCGAAGGCTCCCGCCGAGGTGTGGGTGACATTGAGGACGGCGGACGGCGAGCGGCGCCGGTGCTGGCGCAGCGGGTTCGTGCGGCTGGCGTCGCCGCTCGCCGAGGAGCCGGTGCCACTGGGCGTGGGGTGGCTGTTCCAGGACGTCACCGAGGAGCGGCTGGCCGAGCAGGAGGCGGACCGGCTGCGGTTCCGGTACAGCCAGCTGCACCGGGCGGGCGTGGTCGCCGCCGAGTGCGAGGACCCGAGGGAGGCGGCGACGGTCCTCCTCGACTTCGCCCTCGCGGGCTTCGCCGATCACGCCCTGGTCGACATCGAGGCGGGGGAGCGGCGGCTCGTGCGGGTGGCGACGACACCGGCCGGCGAGCCGGGGCCGGTGGTTCCGGTCGCGGGCGGGGGCATCCCGCTGCGCTACTCGTCGGGCCACCCGGTCCTCCAGGCCCTCTCCCGTACGGGCCCGGTGCGGGCGTCCGCGACCGCCGCCGCCGGCTCCCAGGCCGCCGAGGACTGGGCGACCGGGCGCCTCTGGCCGCGCGACGCCGTCCACGCGCTCTGCCTGCCGCTGCGCAGCCGGGGCCGGACGGTGGGGGCGGTCACGTTCCTCCGGGCCGCGTCCCGTACGTCCTTCGAGCGGCCGGACGCGGTGTTCGCGGAGGCGGTCGCGGTCCGGGTCGCGGCCTCGCTGGACCTGGCGGCCGTGTGCGCGGGTCCGTCCTGA
- a CDS encoding DUF6333 family protein, translated as MTENSFWTCPPQARVRGSGNYTVTVVLPPYPDHSWEWPPNDPERAREFASSFGTIDQVLEYHGERNISDGFSLQTRDDLEWIQVGVWGNVIGISDPALADDGNSWPVLEQVKDLAERFPGAKIVGGASVDRGETHEEAAWVVPGFELVHSEGWPCEDEPSLWTLDGDPRAVLDACGVTAQTAKDADVAYDPDNPTSTYWGGLGELILGPHRPWRRRKVRTSVFRVRHTHAATDLMEENWIQD; from the coding sequence ATGACGGAGAACAGCTTTTGGACGTGCCCGCCGCAGGCACGGGTGCGGGGGTCGGGGAACTACACGGTCACGGTCGTGCTGCCGCCGTATCCGGACCACTCTTGGGAATGGCCGCCCAATGACCCGGAGCGGGCACGGGAGTTCGCCTCGTCGTTCGGGACGATCGATCAGGTGCTGGAGTATCACGGGGAACGCAACATCAGCGACGGCTTCTCGCTCCAGACCCGCGACGATCTGGAGTGGATCCAGGTCGGGGTGTGGGGGAACGTGATCGGCATCTCGGATCCCGCTCTGGCGGACGACGGAAACTCGTGGCCGGTACTGGAGCAGGTCAAGGACCTGGCGGAACGGTTCCCCGGTGCGAAGATCGTCGGTGGGGCGTCAGTGGACCGCGGGGAGACCCATGAGGAGGCCGCATGGGTGGTTCCGGGCTTCGAGCTCGTCCACTCCGAGGGCTGGCCCTGCGAGGACGAGCCGTCGCTGTGGACGCTGGACGGCGACCCTCGGGCCGTTCTGGACGCCTGCGGGGTGACGGCGCAGACGGCGAAGGACGCCGATGTCGCGTACGACCCGGACAATCCCACCTCGACCTATTGGGGCGGGCTCGGGGAGCTGATCCTCGGACCCCATCGCCCGTGGCGTCGGCGGAAGGTGAGGACGTCGGTGTTCCGCGTACGACACACCCATGCCGCGACGGATCTGATGGAAGAGAACTGGATCCAGGACTGA